The Arachis ipaensis cultivar K30076 chromosome B03, Araip1.1, whole genome shotgun sequence region TCTCATGCTTCACTTTGAAACTTTGTTCCAGCAAACTCTAGTTGACACCCCACGAATCGTTAAGCATATACTTCTACAATTCAACAATAGATTATACGGCGGTTTTAATTATGGGCATGTAATAATATTAACAGACGACGATGGAACAATACATTTAGACCAAGATTACACGGTTACAAATTTCAGTAGTAAAGATTATTTGCCTAACTTGATTCAACTTGTATTCATGTATTTGGTGCCTCTACATGTTCTTGAACTTGGTTCTGCTGCTCTAACTGTGTACGTGTCATCAAAGCTGAAATCAGAAGACGAGAGACCGAGTCTCAAGCAAATGTTTCTGGAATCCTTTGATGCATCAACAATGAAAGGCACATTTATAACTTCTTTGTATTTGCTTTCCATGTCCAGTGGAATTCTTCTTGCAGCGGCATGGACAGTGAGTAACTCTTATATTCTCTACATGACTTTTGGGTGCTACATTGTTTTTGCATTGATTTGCTTTGCAGCACTTACAAAGCTTTTGATGGTGTATCTGGAATGGAGTGCTATTTGGAATATGAGTATTGTGATATCGGTAATGGATGGTATCCATGGAGCCGGGGCGTTACGCGTTTCGTTCTTCCTAAGCAGTGGTAATCAAAAGAGAGGACTCTATTTGATGCTTGTTTTCTTTgctttaggggtttgttttaggtTGCCATGTATTTTCCTTGGTTGCTATAAAGGAGGGAGTGGGATATTTGTGCAAGTTGGGTTGTTCTTTTTGGTAAATACTCTcaaatgggtgtcttgtatgatTTACTTCTCTGATTGCAAGGAGAGGAAGTTAGAGAAGAAGATTGATGATGTAGAAGTGGGTAAAGATCTTCAAAGTGGCTCATAAAGAATGGAATTAATAGTGGTACACAAATGTTTTGATTTTTTAACTTTTAATGTGTAAAGAATTGAGATCATGTACAATACATGTCATCTTCATACTTCCAATCTTCCATGTACCAGAGAGAATAAAGGATTATGTTTTATGAATAATGATATTTTCAATTTTGTTCCAATTTGTGACCAATGAGTAAAGCATGTACTAACTTTA contains the following coding sequences:
- the LOC107631677 gene encoding uncharacterized protein LOC107631677, with the protein product MESESKQVMKKQRKKQLEVLDILKEALTIHVKNTNFIIFAFLTSLPLLFLMLHFETLFQQTLVDTPRIVKHILLQFNNRLYGGFNYGHVIILTDDDGTIHLDQDYTVTNFSSKDYLPNLIQLVFMYLVPLHVLELGSAALTVYVSSKLKSEDERPSLKQMFLESFDASTMKGTFITSLYLLSMSSGILLAAAWTVSNSYILYMTFGCYIVFALICFAALTKLLMVYLEWSAIWNMSIVISVMDGIHGAGALRVSFFLSSGNQKRGLYLMLVFFALGVCFRLPCIFLGCYKGGSGIFVQVGLFFLVNTLKWVSCMIYFSDCKERKLEKKIDDVEVGKDLQSGS